The window TCTCCACCACGCATCCGGAGGAGCGGCTCGACTCCGTGGACGTGCTGCGCGCCTGGATCACCGGCTCCGGTCTCGTCCCGGCGGACACCGCTCTGGCCCACGCCGACTCCGGCTGGCTCGCGGCCTTCCGTGAACTGCGCGACCAGGTCGGGAGGTTGGTCCGCGGCTGGTCGGCGCCCCGGGCCCGGGCGTACGACTTCGCGCTCGCGCGCGTCAACGATCTGGCCACTTTCGCACCGCCCGCCCCACGGGCCGTTCGCGACGGAGACGGTGAACTCATACGGCAGTTGGACGACCCGCCCGACTGCGCCGCCCTGCTCGCGGCCGTCGCCCGGGACGCCGTCGACCTGCTCACCGACCCCGTCGCCCGCGCGGCGCTG of the Streptomyces koelreuteriae genome contains:
- a CDS encoding CGNR zinc finger domain-containing protein, whose product is MALGTATAPYELRFDAGRICLDLLSTTHPEERLDSVDVLRAWITGSGLVPADTALAHADSGWLAAFRELRDQVGRLVRGWSAPRARAYDFALARVNDLATFAPPAPRAVRDGDGELIRQLDDPPDCAALLAAVARDAVDLLTDPVARAALRQCEGDNCPIVYLDTSRGRRRRWCSSEVCGNRERVARHRRRAALARA